A DNA window from Gemella massiliensis contains the following coding sequences:
- a CDS encoding ComEC/Rec2 family competence protein, translated as MKFTKRCIYFLSLLFLLLIFSKQIYAKDRVHIITVSSWSDAIILESDDHFAMIDTGEDYSYPDGNNPKYPVREGITKDPNLITEDRLFAHIKELGIKKLDFILLTHVHSDHTGAAADILKSIPTDKIYLKKYSDERISDKERLWDNLYSYDKVLNAAKETNVDIIQDIKDSDSHIKLGNISINLLNYKNEYDSDGNLKKVYDDNLNSILSVLNINNVKVFLGGDLENTDLKLEDYYAPLIGQVDVMKFNHHVETTKSNATNFIDTLRPKYIIKTGIRPVEENYKKYLDNKNIKIINAGRSDIKAVVLDFENNSINDVSTQYTHYGFYNENNTLKFKNWNNNYPEKGWLQENDNWYYIKGNGIVTVGWESIDGKYFYFNENGTLHNGILEDNGNTYYIDKNTGVLSDSWKKIDSSLKYFKKNGIMPKMNGKTFIILKKMVTLVKIDGWALFTQITREKLVSLITEITHLLY; from the coding sequence ATGAAATTTACTAAACGCTGTATATATTTTTTATCACTACTTTTTCTTTTGTTAATTTTTTCTAAACAAATCTATGCAAAAGATAGAGTGCACATAATAACTGTTTCTTCTTGGTCAGACGCTATAATTTTAGAAAGCGATGACCATTTTGCAATGATTGATACCGGAGAAGATTACAGTTATCCTGATGGAAACAATCCTAAATATCCCGTCCGCGAAGGAATAACCAAAGATCCTAATCTAATAACAGAAGACAGATTGTTTGCACATATAAAGGAGTTAGGAATTAAAAAACTTGACTTTATTCTTCTTACTCATGTGCATTCTGATCACACTGGGGCTGCTGCCGATATTTTAAAATCGATTCCTACGGACAAAATTTATTTAAAAAAATATAGTGATGAAAGAATTTCAGATAAAGAGAGACTATGGGATAACTTATATTCTTACGATAAAGTACTTAATGCTGCAAAAGAAACTAATGTAGACATTATTCAGGATATAAAAGATTCAGATTCTCATATAAAACTAGGAAATATTTCTATTAATTTATTAAATTATAAAAATGAATATGATAGTGACGGGAACTTAAAAAAAGTATATGATGATAATTTGAATTCTATTCTATCAGTTTTAAATATAAATAATGTTAAAGTGTTTTTAGGTGGAGATTTAGAAAACACAGACTTAAAATTAGAGGATTACTACGCCCCATTAATAGGACAAGTTGATGTCATGAAATTTAATCATCATGTCGAAACAACAAAATCTAATGCAACAAATTTTATAGACACTCTAAGACCAAAATATATTATCAAAACCGGAATACGTCCAGTCGAAGAAAATTATAAAAAATATCTTGATAACAAAAATATCAAAATTATTAATGCTGGTCGTAGTGATATTAAAGCCGTTGTTCTTGATTTTGAAAATAACTCTATTAACGATGTATCTACACAATACACTCACTACGGCTTTTATAACGAGAATAATACTCTAAAATTTAAAAATTGGAATAACAACTATCCAGAAAAGGGATGGCTTCAAGAAAATGATAATTGGTACTATATAAAAGGCAACGGAATAGTTACAGTAGGATGGGAGTCTATAGACGGAAAATATTTTTATTTTAATGAAAACGGAACCTTACATAATGGAATTTTAGAGGATAACGGTAATACATATTATATTGATAAAAACACAGGTGTGTTATCAGATAGTTGGAAAAAAATTGATTCTTCTCTAAAATACTTCAAAAAAAATGGGATAATGCCAAAAATGAATGGGAAAACTTTTATCATTTTGAAAAAGATGGTAACCTTAGTAAAAATCGATGGGTGGGCTTTATTCACACAAATAACGAGGGAAAAATTAGTTTCTCTGATTACAGAAATTACCCACTTATTATATTAA
- a CDS encoding oligosaccharide flippase family protein, with amino-acid sequence MKNIKINALASLMVNVLNIVFPLITNPYLTRILSKSSYGYFNTANTWVSFVIPLAAFGIYNYGIRSISKVKDDKNRINYIFSKLFYISILTSVITTICYFLFINSTEIENLKILYYILGIQAFFQFLNIEWMNEAYENYTFILYKTLFIRIAMLVSIFVFVKTADDIIPYTIIMSATTILNYLLSFIWIKREVRFVKVPLSDLLASFKGLTTMLLLANANMLYTLLDRMYITKGQDENFISYYTIASSIVMLIANVLGGALNVSLPRLGYYLGKKDYKAYESLVNQGSALFYFLIIPTSIGISILGTYATVIYSSEKYLEAGIVTSVFAVRTIIWAVELILGKQIIFINNYENRLTSYYFIGGGINILLNSLLFFNHLYRPEYYIATTMLAELFVVILEILFIVKHKLISLKTLFNTVFKYTAISLGFIPIYFICKTIFNINSYAITFNMLLMIICVVVISGIYYLIALYISKDKTLNYVISIAKNKIKR; translated from the coding sequence ATGAAAAATATTAAAATTAATGCATTAGCTAGTTTAATGGTTAATGTGCTAAATATAGTATTTCCTTTAATAACAAACCCTTATTTAACACGTATTCTAAGCAAATCAAGCTATGGTTATTTCAATACTGCAAATACTTGGGTGAGCTTTGTTATACCTCTGGCCGCATTTGGAATTTATAACTACGGGATACGTTCTATAAGCAAAGTAAAAGATGATAAAAACAGAATAAACTATATTTTTTCAAAATTATTTTATATATCAATACTAACATCTGTAATAACTACTATTTGTTATTTCTTATTTATTAATAGTACAGAGATCGAAAATTTGAAAATACTTTATTATATACTCGGCATTCAAGCTTTCTTCCAATTTTTAAATATAGAATGGATGAACGAGGCTTATGAGAATTATACATTTATTTTATACAAAACACTGTTTATACGAATAGCTATGCTAGTCTCAATCTTCGTTTTTGTAAAAACAGCAGATGATATAATCCCTTACACTATTATTATGAGTGCTACAACTATTCTAAATTATCTTTTAAGTTTTATCTGGATAAAACGTGAAGTAAGATTCGTAAAAGTACCTTTAAGTGATTTACTTGCATCTTTTAAAGGATTAACTACTATGCTCCTTTTAGCAAACGCAAATATGCTATACACTTTGCTCGACAGAATGTATATTACTAAAGGCCAGGATGAGAATTTTATATCATATTATACTATTGCTTCTAGTATCGTTATGCTAATAGCAAATGTACTCGGGGGGGCACTTAATGTTAGTCTCCCTCGTCTTGGGTATTATTTAGGGAAAAAAGACTATAAGGCATACGAAAGTCTAGTTAACCAAGGTAGCGCACTGTTTTATTTTCTAATTATTCCTACTAGTATAGGGATTTCTATTTTAGGAACTTATGCTACTGTCATCTATTCTTCAGAGAAGTATTTAGAAGCTGGAATCGTTACTAGTGTTTTTGCCGTAAGAACTATAATTTGGGCTGTCGAGCTAATTTTAGGAAAACAGATTATTTTTATCAATAATTACGAAAACAGATTAACCTCCTATTACTTTATAGGAGGCGGAATTAATATACTATTAAACTCGCTACTTTTCTTTAATCATTTATATAGACCTGAATACTATATAGCTACGACTATGCTTGCTGAACTTTTTGTTGTGATATTAGAAATCTTATTTATTGTTAAGCATAAACTTATAAGTTTAAAAACTTTATTTAACACTGTTTTTAAATATACTGCAATTTCTCTAGGATTTATTCCTATATATTTTATTTGCAAAACAATATTTAATATAAATTCTTATGCGATTACCTTTAATATGTTGTTAATGATCATTTGTGTAGTTGTAATTTCTGGTATTTACTACTTAATAGCATTATATATATCAAAAGATAAAACACTTAACTATGTTATAAGTATAGCTAAAAATAAAATAAAACGTTAA
- a CDS encoding acyltransferase family protein, translated as MQKTRIKYIDMLKALAIILVILGHMSYTPSKVKLLLYIFHMPLFFFLSGLVFSVEKYNTFWSFFKRKAKTIVILFFLLNISVFAVKSILLQPNLILKIDIVYFIKSLVLADRMHIYYQLWFLNALFVSEIISYLIVKYCKVWYQWLMVVVGLFLSIYVGKIAYANEYWLIWSIDLAPYAVLFILLGYYVKNNMRIFNNVLKKRYFLIAVLISIALGVVNKRVDLYYQETNNIILYFVAAVFGIWACLIFFKNIPEINFIEKIGQNTLIYYAYHSPIVLYILDIIFEQLAGRYTGIFINNYVIMMFEIICAVGICELIALIINRTFPVLVGRR; from the coding sequence ATGCAAAAAACGAGAATTAAATATATAGATATGCTAAAGGCGTTAGCTATAATACTTGTTATCTTAGGGCATATGTCGTACACGCCCTCAAAAGTAAAATTGCTTTTATATATTTTTCATATGCCATTGTTTTTTTTCTTATCAGGATTGGTCTTTAGTGTAGAAAAATATAATACTTTTTGGAGTTTCTTTAAAAGAAAAGCAAAAACGATAGTTATACTGTTTTTCTTGTTAAATATTTCAGTATTTGCAGTGAAATCGATATTATTGCAACCAAATTTGATATTGAAGATAGATATTGTATACTTCATAAAATCTCTAGTACTAGCGGACAGAATGCATATTTATTATCAATTATGGTTTTTAAATGCTTTATTCGTATCAGAAATCATCAGCTATCTTATTGTGAAATATTGTAAAGTGTGGTACCAATGGCTAATGGTGGTGGTAGGGTTATTTTTATCGATATATGTAGGGAAAATAGCATACGCCAATGAATACTGGTTGATTTGGAGTATTGATTTAGCACCGTATGCTGTGCTATTCATATTATTAGGGTACTACGTGAAAAATAATATGAGAATTTTTAATAACGTTTTGAAAAAGAGATATTTTCTAATAGCTGTTTTAATAAGTATAGCATTAGGTGTAGTTAATAAGAGAGTGGACTTATACTATCAAGAGACAAACAATATAATATTATACTTTGTTGCCGCTGTTTTTGGTATTTGGGCATGTTTAATATTTTTTAAAAATATACCAGAGATTAACTTTATAGAAAAAATAGGACAAAATACATTAATATACTACGCCTATCATTCGCCGATAGTTTTGTATATTTTAGATATAATATTTGAACAACTGGCAGGTAGATACACTGGTATATTTATTAACAACTATGTAATTATGATGTTTGAAATTATTTGTGCTGTTGGGATTTGTGAATTAATAGCACTTATAATTAACAGAACTTTTCCAGTTTTGGTAGGGAGAAGATAA
- a CDS encoding choline/ethanolamine kinase family protein, which produces MKELIRDKISILLSPEEEIINVERLGGMTNNNYLVETTDKKYIVKFFGKGTEKLIDRKAEKYNLELLQDLELDVKNYVFDIEAGIKVNKYIENAKTFDKNYIKTKLPSVAEILKTVHSSKKELKGEFNPFSEILKYESLIIGKIYFPYYNKIREKVMSLKKPLEELGIQKKSCHIDLVPENFIEDEKGHIYLIDWEYSTMNDPMWDLAALFLESDFEKSEEGDFLRYYNSEKTPVSVGKILIYKILQDFIWSLWTIYKEEQGADFGTYGKDRYQRALKNLKEYVNSYEK; this is translated from the coding sequence GTGAAAGAATTAATACGTGATAAAATAAGTATATTGTTATCTCCTGAAGAAGAAATAATAAATGTAGAACGTTTAGGTGGAATGACCAATAACAATTACCTAGTCGAAACTACGGATAAAAAGTATATTGTTAAATTTTTTGGGAAAGGTACAGAAAAATTAATAGACCGTAAAGCTGAAAAATATAATTTAGAGTTGCTGCAGGACTTGGAACTCGATGTGAAAAATTATGTGTTTGATATAGAAGCAGGAATAAAAGTTAATAAATATATAGAAAATGCCAAAACTTTCGATAAAAATTATATAAAAACAAAATTACCGAGTGTAGCGGAAATTTTAAAAACAGTGCATAGTTCAAAAAAAGAGCTTAAAGGTGAGTTTAATCCATTTTCTGAAATTTTGAAGTATGAGAGTTTGATAATAGGGAAAATATATTTCCCTTATTATAATAAAATAAGAGAAAAAGTAATGTCGTTGAAAAAACCACTAGAAGAATTAGGTATACAAAAAAAATCTTGTCATATTGATTTAGTACCAGAAAATTTTATAGAAGATGAAAAAGGGCACATTTATCTAATCGATTGGGAATATTCAACTATGAATGATCCAATGTGGGATTTAGCAGCGTTATTTTTAGAATCTGATTTTGAAAAATCAGAAGAAGGAGATTTTCTCAGGTATTATAATAGTGAAAAAACACCTGTTAGTGTTGGGAAAATATTGATTTATAAAATACTTCAAGATTTTATCTGGAGTCTTTGGACGATTTATAAAGAAGAACAAGGTGCAGACTTTGGTACATATGGTAAAGATAGATATCAAAGAGCATTAAAAAATTTGAAAGAGTATGTGAACAGTTATGAAAAATAA